AAGCGGCCTTTCGCCGCGCCTGCTTCGCCGCTTTGAGCTGTCCGCAGCCGGCGGCGACATCGATGCCGCGGCGTTGGCGGATGGTGCAGGGGAAACCGGCGTCTTGGAGGATGCGGTGGAAGGTGTCGGCTGCGGTGTCGCTGCTTTCGGTGCCGGTGTAGCCTTCGGTGCGGTTGAGCGGGATCAGATTGATGTGGGCGTCGAGGCCGTGGAGCAATTCAGCGATGCGTTTCGCGTGCTCGGGCGTGTCGTTGACGCCGTGGATCAAGGTCCACGCGAAGAAAATGCGACGACCGGTTTTCGCATTGTAGCTGCGGCAGGCGGCGATGAGATCGGCCAGCGGCCAGCGCTGGTTGGCGGGGATCAATTTCGCGCGTTCCTCCTCCGTGGCGGCGTGGAGGCTGACGGCGAGATTGTAGGGCCGGTTTTCCGCCGCCATGCGCAGGATGCCGGGCACGACGCCGACGGTGGAGACGCTGACCTTGCTGGGGCCGATGTTCAGGCCGCGAGTGTCGCAAATGATGTCGAGGGCGGTCATCACGGCGTCGTAGTTGTGCAGCGGCTCGCCCATGCCCATGAAGACGAGGTTGCGCAGTCCGCGTTCGCCTTTCGCACGCAGGATGCGCTGCGCATGGAGCACCTGGGCGACGATTTCGCCCGGCCGCAGATGCCGCACGAAGCCCATCTGGCCCGTGGCGCAAAACACACAGCCCATCGCGCAACCGGCCTGCGTGCTGACGCAGGCAGTGTGGCGGCCGGTATAGCCCATGATGACGGTCTCGATCTCCTGCGCGTCGGCCATGCGCAGGAGGAATTTGTGCGTCAAACCATCGCTGCTCGGTGTGTCGGACGAGACGGGCGGCACGTCGAGCATCCAGGAGCCGTCGCTGAGCACCTTCATTAGCCATTGGCGCAGCGGCGGCACGAGATCTTCACGGGCGAGCGGATCAGCCATCGCCTTGAAGTGAAGCGTGTTCCAAAGCGTACCCGCATGCGCCGGGCGCAGACCGGCGGCCACGATCAGCTCGCGGAGCTGGTCGAAGGTCAGGTCATGGAATGATTGTGGCATCAGGGGGAAGGGATGAGGTCAGGCGAGAAAGGGATTCTCCAACCGTTCGCGACCGATGGTGGTGTCGTCGCCATGGCCGGGAAAGACGCGGGTGGCATCGGGCAGCGTGAATAGCTTCTTCTCAATGCCGCTGAGCAGTTGCTCCGTGGAGCCGCCGGGGAAGTCGGTGCGGCCGATGCCGTCGAGAAAGAGCACGTCGCCGCCAAAAAGCAGGTGTTGCGCTGCGAGATGAAAGCACACGCTGTCTGGCGAATGGCCGGGCACATGGTAGAGCCGCCACGTCTCGCCGATGGCATCCAGGGTGTCCTTGCCTTCGAGGACTTCATCGACTTCAAAATCCGGCACGGAGAAGGAACTGCCTGTCACCGCGCCGTAGAGCCGTTCCAGGGTCAGCTCGCGCGAAAACGGCGCAAAAGCGTATATCCGGCAGCCGTGCTGCGCTTTGATCGCTGCGGCATCGAGAACGTGATCGAAATGCTGGTGCGTGAGAAAAAGCGCGTCCACGCGCACGTTTTGCCTGCGCAGCCAGTCCGCGATGCCATCGGGCGCATCCACCAGCACGTTGCCGCCGGGCAGGGACAGTAGATGACCGTTCGTGGCGGCGATGCCGCCGGTGAAAGTGGAGATTTCAGGCATGGGGGAGGCGAAAGACGGGAAAGAGGTGGACTTTTCAACTCGGAAAAGGCAAAATCTGAACGCAAAACGGTCCGCGAGGTTCGTTATAGCTCTGGACGTCCATCCCCCCAATGACTCGATTCATCCTCACCCCCGTCGCGGCAGCGGCTTCCGCCCTCGCGCTTCTCATTCCCTCGGCGCAAGCGGAGACCAACTTTGGCCAGGTGGCCATGCATGTGGCCTACATGCTGCAGAACCACCACTACTCGAAGCAGGACTTCGACGACAAGGTGTCCGGCACGATGCTGCACAACTACCTGAACATGCTCGACTTCAAGCACATCTTCTTCACCGAGCAGGATGTCGCGGGATTCAAGGACAAGTATGATACCACGCTCGATGATCATGTGCTCATGCGGAACATCAGCCCCGCTCTCGAAATTTACGACATCTACAAGGAGCGCGTGAAAGACCGCGTGGACTTCCTCAAGAAGGCCATCGAGTCCGAGAAGTTCACCTTTGACTCCAAACGTGCCATCGAGATCAAGCGCGACAAGGCGCCCTGGCCCAAGGACAAGGCTGCCCAGGACAAGATCTGGCTCGACATCATTGAGGACAACCTACTCGCCGAGCGCCTGGTCGATGAAGCTCGCGCCCGTGATGAAAAGAAAAAGGCCGAGAAAGCTGCTGCCGCCAAA
The Prosthecobacter sp. genome window above contains:
- the rlmN gene encoding 23S rRNA (adenine(2503)-C(2))-methyltransferase RlmN, producing MPQSFHDLTFDQLRELIVAAGLRPAHAGTLWNTLHFKAMADPLAREDLVPPLRQWLMKVLSDGSWMLDVPPVSSDTPSSDGLTHKFLLRMADAQEIETVIMGYTGRHTACVSTQAGCAMGCVFCATGQMGFVRHLRPGEIVAQVLHAQRILRAKGERGLRNLVFMGMGEPLHNYDAVMTALDIICDTRGLNIGPSKVSVSTVGVVPGILRMAAENRPYNLAVSLHAATEEERAKLIPANQRWPLADLIAACRSYNAKTGRRIFFAWTLIHGVNDTPEHAKRIAELLHGLDAHINLIPLNRTEGYTGTESSDTAADTFHRILQDAGFPCTIRQRRGIDVAAGCGQLKAAKQARRKAA
- a CDS encoding MBL fold metallo-hydrolase — encoded protein: MPEISTFTGGIAATNGHLLSLPGGNVLVDAPDGIADWLRRQNVRVDALFLTHQHFDHVLDAAAIKAQHGCRIYAFAPFSRELTLERLYGAVTGSSFSVPDFEVDEVLEGKDTLDAIGETWRLYHVPGHSPDSVCFHLAAQHLLFGGDVLFLDGIGRTDFPGGSTEQLLSGIEKKLFTLPDATRVFPGHGDDTTIGRERLENPFLA